A genomic window from Aestuariirhabdus litorea includes:
- a CDS encoding transporter substrate-binding domain-containing protein, producing MRALRRYFLHLPWLLLASTGAHGQACSQVTIAGHPNLPPVVWGDYLSTLGSAPELVSEMLAEQGISVHSDFKGGNNRVMRDFKLGKFDINPAMARTPEAESYTVFVEPPIYTQSYIVITRRRSNLEITDWSQLRKLKGVASKDTYLGARFEAFAEAELDLLRIQNAQQGLKMLNVGRVDYAIYPQIQDDLFVSLLDMEGVFEKMPVDIASFELYIGISRASLCDFPLQQMSEWLSHSQHSGHAAHVMNDNLYKWMGYGLNQKP from the coding sequence ATGCGCGCACTACGACGTTATTTTCTGCACCTGCCCTGGCTGCTGCTGGCCTCAACGGGAGCCCACGGCCAGGCCTGCAGCCAGGTCACCATCGCCGGGCATCCGAACCTGCCGCCGGTGGTCTGGGGGGACTACCTGTCGACGCTGGGTTCGGCCCCGGAGTTAGTGAGCGAGATGCTGGCCGAACAGGGTATCTCGGTCCACTCCGATTTCAAAGGCGGCAACAACCGGGTGATGCGGGATTTCAAGCTGGGTAAGTTTGATATCAATCCCGCTATGGCCCGTACCCCGGAGGCCGAAAGTTACACGGTCTTTGTTGAACCCCCCATCTACACCCAAAGCTACATTGTGATTACCCGTCGCAGAAGCAATCTCGAGATCACCGACTGGTCCCAGCTGCGCAAACTCAAGGGCGTCGCCTCCAAGGATACCTACCTCGGGGCCCGCTTCGAGGCCTTTGCCGAAGCCGAACTCGACCTGCTACGCATCCAGAACGCACAACAGGGGCTGAAGATGCTCAACGTCGGCCGGGTCGACTACGCCATCTACCCCCAGATTCAGGATGATCTCTTTGTCTCCCTGCTCGACATGGAGGGGGTGTTCGAGAAGATGCCGGTGGATATCGCCTCTTTCGAACTCTATATCGGCATCTCCCGCGCCAGCCTCTGCGACTTTCCGCTGCAACAGATGAGCGAATGGCTCAGCCACTCCCAACACAGTGGCCACGCCGCCCATGTAATGAACGACAACCTCTACAAGTGGATGGGCTACGGGCTCAACCAAAAACCCTGA
- a CDS encoding radical SAM protein, with translation MVQWRSLADGVKVSLGEHALRLSDRGLCCSLRQGPQFYRRTLNGHWFQVDTGRRRLADDEVERLLARVREHCQRLLESLPDDALREPLERAIHADYRADAERYQQIYPEDVPILPPDRYRDLVVQPATGCPNRRCHFCAFYRDRPFALLSEEAFQQQLLAIKGWLGEGVRQRNGVFLGSANALALSQRRLLGVLEHTRQLFGQLPRGVASFWDPDFSPSRSANQWRELQQAGLKRLVVGVETGDGGLRRELGKGDDTERLTEALTVASQAGIPLGICILVGAGGEQLSDRHLENTLRWITALPLGRQDLVYLSPLQNLDTGQASPRPLSDWLAAEQASFKRQLTHYSNAQVTDYRMEDYGYYS, from the coding sequence ATGGTTCAGTGGCGCAGCCTGGCGGATGGGGTCAAGGTCTCTCTTGGTGAACACGCCCTGCGCCTCAGCGACCGCGGACTCTGCTGCAGCTTGCGGCAGGGACCACAGTTTTATCGGCGTACCCTCAATGGCCACTGGTTCCAGGTGGATACAGGACGTCGTCGGCTGGCGGACGATGAAGTTGAGCGGCTGCTGGCCCGGGTTCGGGAACATTGCCAGCGGCTGTTGGAGAGCCTCCCCGACGATGCCCTGAGGGAACCCCTGGAGCGTGCCATCCACGCCGACTATCGGGCCGATGCCGAGCGTTACCAGCAGATCTATCCAGAGGATGTGCCTATTCTGCCACCGGATCGCTATCGTGACCTGGTGGTACAGCCGGCAACCGGATGCCCCAATCGGCGCTGTCATTTTTGCGCTTTCTACCGTGATCGCCCCTTTGCCCTGTTGTCCGAGGAGGCGTTCCAACAACAACTGCTCGCTATCAAGGGCTGGCTGGGGGAGGGGGTCAGGCAGCGTAACGGTGTGTTTTTGGGCTCGGCCAACGCGCTGGCTCTCTCCCAGCGGCGCCTGCTAGGGGTGCTGGAGCATACCCGTCAGCTGTTCGGTCAACTCCCAAGGGGCGTTGCCAGTTTCTGGGACCCGGATTTTTCACCGAGCCGCTCAGCCAACCAGTGGCGGGAGTTACAACAAGCCGGCCTGAAACGACTGGTGGTCGGGGTGGAGACGGGAGACGGGGGGCTGCGCAGGGAACTCGGCAAAGGGGACGACACAGAGCGCCTGACGGAGGCTTTGACGGTGGCGAGCCAGGCAGGCATCCCTTTGGGTATCTGCATTCTGGTCGGTGCCGGCGGCGAGCAGCTTAGCGACCGTCATCTGGAAAACACGTTGCGCTGGATTACTGCCTTGCCGCTTGGGCGCCAGGACCTGGTCTACCTGTCGCCCCTGCAAAACCTGGATACCGGGCAGGCTTCCCCCCGTCCGTTGAGCGACTGGCTAGCCGCAGAACAAGCCAGTTTCAAGCGACAGCTTACCCATTACAGTAACGCACAAGTCACCGATTACAGGATGGAGGATTATGGCTACTACAGTTGA
- a CDS encoding GAF domain-containing protein, giving the protein MATTVEQSSFYKRLLLQAEALVGDETDAIANMANLSSLLFMEMDRLNWAGFYLAQDQQLVLGPFQGRPACIRIDMGKGVCGTAALTGEPQIVLDVHQFPGHIACDAASNSELVIPFYDEQGLVGVLDLDSPERGRFDAGDLGGLQPLLNLLQASDYGFLRR; this is encoded by the coding sequence ATGGCTACTACAGTTGAGCAATCATCATTTTATAAGCGCCTGCTGCTGCAGGCTGAGGCGTTGGTGGGCGATGAAACCGATGCCATAGCCAATATGGCAAACCTTTCCAGCCTGCTGTTTATGGAGATGGACCGGCTCAACTGGGCCGGGTTTTATTTGGCACAGGATCAGCAGCTGGTACTGGGCCCCTTCCAGGGGCGACCGGCCTGCATTCGCATCGACATGGGCAAGGGGGTTTGCGGTACCGCCGCCTTAACCGGCGAGCCCCAGATCGTCCTGGATGTTCACCAGTTTCCGGGGCATATTGCCTGCGATGCGGCCAGTAACAGTGAGTTGGTCATCCCTTTCTACGATGAGCAGGGGCTGGTCGGGGTGCTGGATCTCGATAGCCCCGAGCGGGGGCGCTTCGATGCCGGTGACCTGGGGGGGCTACAGCCGTTGCTCAACCTGCTACAAGCGAGCGACTATGGTTTCCTGCGCCGTTAG
- a CDS encoding sensor histidine kinase, with product MKVKTQYLLISLITAALVGYVAVSFFAAQGSQTVKLTNIFDSYVDLADTLTDYRTELIDQHLALFANLSRETDRAQRETLLRVGIGEAERIVERISHLRKRFHFSDSELVRLDRTGETLNQYLTSLSSAAHPLSESSITGSQLLHLSEANTHFQSATAQLSALLRDRQQQGLDQLVAIQKQTDSRLFDLGLLLLATIVFILLGSWLISRQMGKSIGRLVAVLAELSHGNTDIRVPTTQADNEFSEIFKAVQAFRETLINYHDSQLELDTRSRELERLLSTIPGMAYRCEKNQQRNLLMASAGCLDLTGYSPQQLNNSQEVSFGEIIHPDDRSRVLDQIEDATNNQRAYQLTYRLITQDQQTRWVLERGMEVYDDQTAEGTLEGLVIDITERKQAEEEVQRLNNQLEQRVHERTQDLQQTVQHLTELQSQLIESEKQASLGSLVAGVAHEINTPIGICVTAASHLELITAGLLAKVESQDLKRSELVQFMKTLNEGLQLIQNNIRTTSDLINSFKLMAVDRDNEEMRDFYLHEYLNELLKGLAPRLQAKGHRVDLNCPDNLMLHSYPGAFYQIITNLVENSIAHGFAHIPNGQISIEVECSDNLLRLVYTDNGIGVNDEVRKRIFEPFFSASAKRSKGLGLNIVYNSVTQILQGHIHCSSEPGHGICFEIEAPARLNH from the coding sequence ATGAAAGTCAAGACACAGTATCTGCTGATCTCCCTCATCACTGCAGCCCTGGTCGGTTATGTAGCGGTCAGTTTTTTTGCTGCGCAGGGAAGCCAGACCGTCAAGCTTACCAATATTTTTGATTCCTACGTTGACCTTGCTGACACGCTGACTGACTATCGTACCGAGTTGATTGATCAACACCTTGCCCTGTTCGCAAACCTGAGCAGGGAGACAGACCGGGCACAACGTGAGACCCTTTTACGCGTTGGAATTGGTGAGGCCGAAAGGATCGTTGAACGCATTAGCCACCTCAGGAAACGCTTCCATTTCAGCGATTCCGAACTGGTCAGGCTGGATCGCACAGGTGAGACGCTGAACCAGTACCTAACCAGCCTCAGCAGTGCAGCCCACCCCCTCTCTGAGAGCAGTATCACTGGCTCGCAACTGCTGCACTTGAGCGAAGCCAACACCCACTTCCAGTCGGCCACCGCCCAACTCAGCGCTCTGCTGCGCGACCGCCAGCAACAGGGGCTCGACCAGCTAGTGGCTATCCAGAAGCAGACCGATAGCAGGCTGTTTGACCTTGGCCTGCTGCTGTTGGCCACGATCGTTTTCATTCTATTAGGCAGCTGGTTGATATCACGCCAGATGGGGAAAAGCATCGGTCGCCTGGTAGCCGTGCTTGCAGAGCTGTCCCATGGAAATACCGATATCAGGGTGCCCACCACCCAGGCTGATAATGAGTTTTCGGAAATATTCAAGGCCGTGCAAGCCTTCAGGGAAACCCTGATTAACTACCATGACTCGCAGCTGGAACTCGACACCCGCAGCCGTGAGCTCGAGCGCCTGCTATCCACCATCCCCGGCATGGCCTACCGCTGCGAAAAAAACCAGCAGCGTAACCTGCTGATGGCCAGTGCAGGTTGCCTGGACCTCACCGGGTACAGCCCCCAACAGCTCAACAACAGCCAGGAGGTCAGCTTCGGTGAGATCATCCACCCCGACGACCGCTCGCGGGTTCTGGACCAGATCGAAGATGCCACCAATAACCAGCGTGCCTACCAGCTCACCTACCGCCTCATCACCCAGGACCAGCAAACGCGCTGGGTACTGGAACGCGGTATGGAGGTATACGATGATCAAACCGCTGAGGGTACGCTTGAGGGGTTGGTCATCGATATCACTGAGCGCAAACAGGCCGAAGAGGAGGTTCAGCGACTCAACAACCAGCTTGAGCAGAGAGTACATGAGCGAACCCAGGATCTGCAGCAGACCGTACAGCACCTGACCGAGCTGCAAAGCCAGCTGATCGAGTCGGAGAAGCAGGCGTCCCTCGGCAGCCTTGTAGCGGGGGTCGCCCATGAAATCAACACGCCGATCGGTATCTGTGTCACCGCGGCCTCGCACCTGGAGCTTATCACTGCTGGGTTGTTGGCGAAGGTGGAGTCCCAGGACCTCAAGCGCAGCGAACTGGTGCAGTTTATGAAAACCCTGAATGAGGGGCTGCAACTAATCCAGAACAATATTCGCACCACCTCAGACCTGATTAACAGTTTCAAATTAATGGCTGTCGACCGTGACAACGAGGAGATGAGGGATTTCTACCTCCACGAATACCTCAACGAACTGCTCAAAGGCCTGGCTCCCCGACTGCAAGCCAAGGGGCACCGGGTCGACCTTAACTGCCCCGACAACCTGATGCTGCATAGCTACCCCGGAGCTTTTTACCAGATCATCACCAACCTGGTAGAAAACTCCATCGCGCATGGTTTTGCCCACATTCCCAACGGCCAGATCAGTATCGAGGTAGAGTGCAGCGATAACCTGCTGCGCCTGGTCTATACCGATAACGGAATCGGCGTTAACGACGAGGTACGCAAGCGGATTTTCGAGCCCTTCTTTAGTGCCAGTGCCAAGCGCAGCAAGGGGCTGGGGCTGAATATCGTTTACAACAGTGTGACCCAGATCCTGCAGGGCCATATTCATTGCTCCAGCGAGCCGGGTCACGGGATCTGTTTTGAGATTGAGGCGCCTGCCCGCCTCAACCATTAA
- a CDS encoding PilZ domain-containing protein encodes MSEKRRYLRTDMDLLIRVWGEGTPERILHTRDLSDGGLFLLINGQEVPEVGAVVNVQVQGLPIEAPVKTMEVVRIESAGVGLKHID; translated from the coding sequence ATGAGCGAAAAAAGACGATATCTACGAACCGATATGGATCTGCTAATCAGGGTCTGGGGGGAAGGGACACCTGAGAGAATTTTACATACGCGGGATCTGTCCGATGGGGGCCTGTTTCTGCTGATCAATGGACAGGAGGTCCCCGAGGTGGGGGCCGTCGTCAATGTCCAGGTGCAGGGGCTGCCGATCGAAGCACCGGTCAAGACCATGGAAGTGGTGCGTATCGAGTCTGCCGGCGTCGGCTTGAAGCACATCGACTAG
- a CDS encoding helix-turn-helix domain-containing protein, with protein sequence MIDAGLINLPVQSHRHHHHFHQMIVGVSGCADFEVDGLGHRLDRWQGCVVPSDHPHYYCGDPDNRVLVLNLPFGGNDLLPDRVVERLFERPGYFTMDPRLQQLLSLGIQEIQQFPHDQGLAAHVAATFIHGLSHRLGQSQSSPPSPRGRQLDRERLDQFIDAHLGESISVFALAKRVHLSPSQFQRVFKEGYGITPHQYVITRRLQKARELLTDSTLSISEIADHCGFSSQSALTCALQRHQGVTPGQLRRS encoded by the coding sequence ATGATCGATGCGGGCCTGATCAACCTGCCAGTGCAGAGTCATCGCCACCACCACCACTTCCACCAGATGATCGTGGGGGTGTCCGGTTGCGCCGACTTCGAGGTCGACGGGCTGGGTCACCGCCTGGATCGTTGGCAGGGCTGTGTGGTTCCCTCTGATCACCCCCATTATTACTGCGGAGACCCCGACAACCGGGTTCTGGTACTGAATCTGCCTTTTGGGGGAAACGACCTGCTGCCTGACCGGGTGGTTGAACGACTGTTTGAGCGCCCCGGTTACTTCACCATGGATCCTCGCCTGCAGCAGCTGCTCTCACTGGGCATTCAGGAAATCCAGCAATTCCCCCATGACCAGGGGTTGGCCGCCCATGTGGCGGCCACCTTTATCCACGGTCTCTCCCACCGCCTGGGCCAGTCCCAGTCGTCCCCGCCCAGCCCCCGTGGCCGTCAACTCGACCGCGAGCGCCTTGACCAGTTTATCGACGCCCACCTTGGGGAGTCGATCAGCGTCTTTGCGCTGGCCAAGCGTGTTCACCTCAGTCCAAGCCAGTTCCAGCGTGTTTTCAAGGAGGGGTATGGCATAACGCCCCACCAGTACGTGATCACCCGGCGCCTGCAGAAAGCCCGCGAGCTGCTGACCGATAGCACTCTGTCGATCAGCGAGATTGCCGACCATTGCGGTTTTTCCAGCCAGAGTGCCCTGACCTGCGCCCTCCAGCGCCACCAGGGTGTCACCCCCGGCCAGCTTCGCCGATCCTGA
- the putA gene encoding bifunctional proline dehydrogenase/L-glutamate gamma-semialdehyde dehydrogenase PutA, translating into MFKATDILSPEFIQRDAASLKDAISPNYCVDEVELLNELLLLATPEQPELESITREASRLIEKVRDNDEAIHMIDALLLEYSLDTQEGILLMCLAEALMRVPDADTADALIRDKLSVADWNNHLSNSDSLLVNASTWGLMLTGKVITMDSRIDGSPANIINRLVNRVGEPVIRKAMNQAMKIMGKHFVLGRGIDEALSNARKKMEKGYTYSFDMLGEAALTARDADKYLNDYLKAIARVGQQNSKASVGEAGIPLPSVSIKLSALHPRYEEGKKQRVLEELYRSVLKLATEARALNVGITIDAEEMDRLELSLELFEKLYRSDEIKGWGNFGLVVQAYSKRALPVLAWLAAIAREQGDLIPLRLVKGAYWDSEIKLCQQHGIEAYPVFTRKEATDLSYLACARFLFSEAARGVIYPQFATHNAHTVACVRNLATSDRFEFQRLHGMGDALYNVVVSDSGHNVRIYAPVGEHKDLLPYLVRRLLENGANSSFVHRLVDANTPVASLVQHPAEQLKAYRSLNNDRIPLPPELFGEERRNSAGVNIEIASQWQPLKEQINAMFEKQWKGGTIFNGAVEASGPLQAVYCPYDRQRLVGQVQWASAEDVTRAIDAAAEAFEAWNRTPVKDRALCLERMADLMETHRAELIALCHLEAGKIIEDSVDEIREAVDFCRYYAQQARQQFGEPMLMPGPTGESNELFLEGRGVFACISPWNFPLAIFIGQVVAALVAGNSVVAKPAEQTSLIASRAVELLIEAGVPAAAIQLVAGEGAVVGNAITADERIAGVAFTGSTDTARRINRALANRDGAIAPLIAETGGQNAMIVDSTALPEQVVKDAIESAFKSAGQRCSALRVLYVQEDIAPRIKELLTGAMAELSLGDPSLHATDIGPVIDARAQSMLQEHIAAMREQGQLIAEAPLAPEVAERGYFVAPIAFQIDSMNRLTKENFGPVLHLVTYKASELDRVIEEINGSGYGLTLGVHTRNETTAQYIDSRVRVGNVYINRNQIGAAVGVQPFGGQGLSGTGPKAGGPRYLFRFATERTRTINTTAVGGNATLLSLESEVV; encoded by the coding sequence ATGTTTAAAGCGACCGATATCCTATCGCCCGAGTTCATCCAGCGTGACGCCGCTTCACTGAAGGACGCCATCTCACCCAACTATTGTGTTGATGAGGTGGAGTTGCTGAATGAGCTCTTGCTGCTGGCGACCCCGGAGCAGCCAGAGCTGGAGTCCATCACCCGTGAAGCCTCGCGCCTGATCGAGAAGGTGCGCGATAACGACGAAGCGATCCATATGATCGATGCGCTGTTGCTGGAGTACAGCCTCGACACCCAGGAGGGCATTCTTCTGATGTGCCTGGCGGAGGCATTGATGCGGGTGCCCGATGCGGACACCGCCGATGCCCTGATCAGGGATAAGCTCTCCGTAGCGGACTGGAATAACCATCTCAGCAACAGTGACTCGCTGCTGGTAAACGCCTCTACCTGGGGGCTGATGCTGACCGGGAAGGTGATTACCATGGACAGCCGTATCGATGGTTCGCCGGCCAATATCATAAACCGGCTGGTTAACCGGGTTGGGGAGCCGGTGATCCGCAAGGCGATGAACCAGGCGATGAAGATCATGGGCAAGCACTTTGTGTTGGGCCGCGGTATCGATGAAGCCCTCAGCAACGCCCGCAAGAAGATGGAGAAGGGCTACACCTACTCCTTCGATATGCTTGGTGAGGCCGCCTTGACCGCCCGCGATGCCGACAAATACCTGAACGATTATCTCAAGGCGATTGCGCGTGTGGGCCAGCAAAACAGCAAGGCTTCTGTGGGTGAGGCGGGAATCCCCCTGCCGTCGGTGTCGATCAAACTGTCGGCCCTCCACCCCCGCTACGAAGAGGGTAAGAAGCAGCGAGTGCTGGAGGAGCTCTACCGCAGTGTGTTGAAGCTGGCGACCGAAGCGCGGGCACTGAACGTTGGCATTACCATCGACGCCGAGGAGATGGATCGGCTGGAGTTGTCGCTGGAGCTGTTTGAAAAGCTCTATCGCAGTGACGAGATCAAGGGGTGGGGCAATTTTGGCCTGGTGGTGCAGGCTTACTCCAAGCGCGCCCTGCCGGTATTGGCCTGGCTGGCGGCCATCGCCCGCGAACAGGGTGACCTCATCCCGCTGCGCCTGGTGAAGGGGGCCTACTGGGACAGCGAAATCAAGTTGTGCCAACAGCACGGGATCGAAGCCTACCCCGTGTTTACTCGCAAGGAGGCAACGGATCTCTCCTACCTGGCCTGTGCCCGCTTCCTCTTCAGCGAGGCGGCGCGCGGCGTGATCTACCCCCAGTTTGCGACCCACAACGCCCACACGGTGGCCTGTGTTCGCAACCTGGCGACCAGTGATCGTTTCGAATTCCAGCGCCTCCATGGCATGGGGGACGCCCTATACAACGTTGTGGTGAGCGACAGCGGTCACAATGTCCGCATCTACGCTCCGGTGGGGGAGCATAAGGATCTGCTGCCCTACCTGGTGCGCCGGTTGTTGGAGAACGGGGCCAACTCCTCCTTTGTACACCGCCTAGTGGATGCCAATACCCCGGTAGCCAGTTTGGTGCAGCATCCGGCCGAGCAACTCAAGGCTTATCGAAGCCTCAACAATGACCGCATTCCCCTGCCTCCGGAGCTGTTCGGAGAGGAGCGCCGCAATTCGGCCGGGGTCAATATCGAAATTGCCAGTCAGTGGCAACCGTTAAAGGAGCAGATTAACGCGATGTTCGAAAAACAGTGGAAAGGGGGCACCATCTTCAACGGTGCGGTGGAGGCATCGGGTCCGCTGCAGGCGGTTTATTGCCCCTATGATCGCCAGCGCCTGGTGGGACAGGTGCAGTGGGCCAGTGCCGAGGATGTTACCCGTGCGATCGACGCCGCCGCCGAGGCCTTCGAAGCGTGGAACCGGACGCCGGTCAAGGATCGCGCCCTGTGCCTCGAGCGGATGGCGGACCTGATGGAGACTCATCGGGCCGAGCTGATCGCCCTCTGCCACCTGGAAGCGGGCAAGATCATCGAGGACAGCGTCGATGAGATCCGCGAGGCGGTTGATTTCTGCCGTTATTACGCCCAGCAGGCCCGCCAGCAGTTTGGCGAGCCGATGCTGATGCCGGGGCCCACCGGTGAGTCCAATGAGCTGTTTCTGGAGGGGCGCGGGGTATTTGCCTGCATCAGCCCCTGGAACTTCCCGCTGGCGATCTTTATCGGCCAGGTGGTTGCTGCCCTGGTGGCCGGTAACAGCGTGGTGGCCAAGCCGGCGGAGCAGACCAGTCTGATTGCTTCACGGGCAGTGGAGCTGCTGATTGAAGCCGGGGTGCCGGCTGCGGCGATCCAGTTGGTGGCCGGTGAAGGAGCGGTGGTGGGCAACGCCATCACTGCCGATGAACGCATCGCCGGCGTCGCCTTTACCGGATCTACCGACACCGCGCGCCGTATCAACCGTGCGCTGGCTAATCGCGACGGAGCCATAGCCCCGTTGATCGCCGAGACCGGCGGCCAGAACGCGATGATTGTCGATAGCACCGCGCTGCCCGAGCAGGTGGTCAAGGACGCGATCGAGTCCGCCTTCAAGAGTGCCGGCCAGCGCTGCTCGGCGTTGCGTGTGCTCTATGTGCAGGAGGATATAGCGCCGCGTATCAAGGAGCTGCTTACCGGAGCCATGGCGGAGTTGAGCCTGGGCGATCCCTCCCTGCACGCCACCGACATCGGCCCGGTGATCGATGCCCGTGCCCAGTCGATGCTGCAGGAACACATCGCTGCCATGCGTGAGCAGGGACAGTTGATTGCCGAGGCACCGCTGGCACCCGAGGTGGCTGAGCGCGGCTACTTCGTGGCCCCGATCGCTTTCCAGATCGACTCCATGAACCGCCTGACCAAGGAAAACTTTGGCCCGGTTCTGCACCTGGTCACCTACAAGGCCAGCGAGCTTGATCGGGTGATTGAGGAGATCAACGGCTCCGGATACGGGCTGACGCTGGGGGTGCATACCCGTAACGAAACCACGGCCCAGTATATCGACAGCCGGGTACGGGTGGGCAACGTCTACATCAACCGTAACCAGATCGGCGCCGCCGTCGGCGTGCAGCCCTTTGGTGGGCAGGGGCTGTCCGGCACCGGCCCCAAGGCGGGTGGCCCACGTTACCTGTTCCGTTTTGCCACGGAACGGACCCGGACGATCAATACCACCGCCGTGGGGGGCAACGCGACCCTGCTCTCCCTGGAGAGTGAGGTGGTCTGA